Genomic segment of Triticum aestivum cultivar Chinese Spring chromosome 6A, IWGSC CS RefSeq v2.1, whole genome shotgun sequence:
TTGTTTCAGTGTAAGAACATAATACCATATTCATTTGAATTAAAGCATCGGAGTTCTTTTTTTTACAATCTAAGTGCAAGTTTAATGCTCCACAAAAGCCACCTCTTGATTTGAGTGTGTCTCCATATATGTATTGTTatgtataatttttttattatACGGACACTTGGTCATGTTTCTTACCGGCTAAGATCTTGATAACACAGATAATTTACTTGAAATGAAGAACATGTAATTTATTGTAAACCTTCACCACAGAAATATATGTCAGCTCAATGAAATCACGAGATCGTAGAACTTGTTGTAATATGAGTTGCTTTTGCAGAAACCTCTCTGCGAGTGGATTGAAAGGTGGATTAGCCATATCATTCATGAACATGGTATCACTAGAAAACCTGTAAGTGGTACTTACCACAATGAATTGATATGCTAGACACTTATTGCGATTATTATATATGTTGGCATAATTTTGACCCTAAGCACAAACATATATAGGGATTTATCACACAACAATTTGACGGGAGCTATTCCAGACTATCAGCTAAAGTCACTCAAAATTCTGTAAGTCTGACTATACATTTGGTTGATAACATAGATTTCACATGAATAATTTTAACTATTATTTTCCAGCAATTTGTCAAACAACCAGCTCGTTGGGCCAATCCCTGATTCTATTCTACAAAGAGTTCAGGCTGGTTTGCTTGATTTAAGGTTTGATACACTCTATTGCACAATTCCTTGATGTATTTCTATTTCCAATAAAACACACCAATAGGCTCAACCCAAGGTTCATTATCACAGAAATTATTGCACATTTAGAAACAATAGTTGCAAATATTATATAATTATTGGTGGAAACACATTCTGTTCCTTTAGCATGTCTTGCCAAACAAGAGCTACACATGTTCACTTTCTACTTGTGCAGCACCACACTTCTACAGCTATATGCATAAACTCGTCAAATGCGACTAAGTTGTGGCACCCAATTAGGAAATAGTCATACTTTTGCAGTGCTTATTGATCCAAACATACCCCGGTAACATATACTAGCATCTAGTAACTACAAATGATTTATCATTTCTGAGCCTTCAACATAAGAGGAAGACAATCACCTATTGATAACGGGATGCGATTTCAAAACAATGCAGTCTGTTAATTTAGAGGTTGGAGGTCCTTATAAGAATTATTAGAGGGTTAGTCGTGGTACAATCATTAATTTTTATAGCCGTTGTACCTAATATGTTTGAGAGATGATTTATATATACGTTGTGCATTTGTGTCACAAGATTGGAAGGCAACCCCATATGCTCAGAAGTCAAAGATACATACTGCTCAAATAAGAAGAACAACACCATACAAACAATGCTTATCACAGTGGTAGTTCCTGTGGTAGTAGTAGCCATCCTAGTATTGATGTGCATAATCGGGAAGTTGTGTTGGAAAGGTAAAATATAACTTTTAAACTCTAAAATCCCCTTTCATCGCTGCAATAAAATTAGGTAGACATTAGACAACAACTTCATACCTAAACTTTCATGTAAACTTAATTTCTTTACCATGCAGGTAAGTCAGACCATGAGGATTATGCCATGTATGAAGAGGAAACTTCCCTGCATGTTGACCTCAGACGATTCACGTACATAGAGCTCAAGCTCATAACAAACGACTTCCAATCAATCATTGGAAAAGGAGGTTTTGGTATTGTTTATCATGGCAAACTGGAAAATGGTGATGAAGTAGCCGTTAAGGTGCTGATGGAAACATCAATTGCGGAGTCAACAGACTTCTTCCCTGAGGTATAACATGAAACCAATGTGGctgaatcatttttttcttcaataGAGAGTATACAATAAGTCAGCACAAATAAATATACCTTTATGTTGTCTATCTGCAATAAATGCAACTGGCTTGTATGTTTGGTAACTATATGTATTCCCACAGGTACAAACCTTGTCCAAAGTTCATCACAAGAATCTTGTGACTTTGAAAGGATATTGCCAAAACAAGAAGTGCCTCGCTCTCATTTATGACTTCATGTCGAGAGGGAATCTTCAACAGCTCATAAGAGGAGGTTTATTTATTAATTGTTTATCTTTTATTAATGTTTATATCAAACATAATTGACTTGTTAAGTTGTAGTTAAATACGCATATAGGTTATTTATGACTTAAATCAATAAACTTTAACCCTCAGCCAAACCTAAAATCAGTAAAATCTAAAATGTAGATTAAGAAATTCAGGGTTTAAATTCCTCCAAAAAAAATAACACAAACAGGCAACTTGACCACATAGTCTAATTAACCCTTGGGACACAAGTACTTCTAAAATTATATGAATATATGGTGTTTTGTAGAGTAATATAGAACTCATAGGACATGTCCCTAAGTACAAAAATGAACTCCAAAGTCAAAGTAGCCAACCTTTTGGCATCTTACTATCAACATGATTTCTTGTTACATGTGTGGTTGGTTGCCTAGACTGTTATTGTTACTCTGATTAAATGAATTTGAGTTGGCGGACCTAATTTACTATGTATATGTAGAGTATGTGGTAAGAAGTAAGGCCCTAGCAGGACATTCTTGAAGTTACAACCTTGGAATGTTCAATTAATTATTCTTTGATATGTGGCTAACAAACCGAGGAAAGCATAGTTACACTCCTAGAGTCATACCAATGCCATGATGGGATTGTAAGCATCTTTCGAAGCCATTATGAATGAAATAAACTCTAGAGGAAATTTTAAGTAATAATTTAATAGTTGGTTCTGTTCTTAATTTGATTTGGATATAACAAAAACTCACGTAAAGAGAAGGAAAAGCATCAGTTGCCTCTCGAATATCAAAGCTCGGTTTTATGCAGGTTTAAGATCTTAATATATCAATTGGTTCTATGCTTAACCATTAAGGCAGCGTGCATAATTTGTTAGCTTAAATATATGTACAACATGCTAATAATAATAGTATTattagtggtggtggtggtggcagtagTGGTAGTAGTGGTggtagaagtagtagtagtagtagtaataataataatggtAGTAGTACCAATaataaaaacatatatttatgtgCTATCCATGTATCAAGGAACTTATATTAATGTCGTATTTCTTGATGCAGGAGATGACTATAGTTTGAATTGGGAACAACGACTTCATATTGCACTTGATGCTGCACAAGGTCCATATTTCAGTTATTTACTAATTTTATGTATTGTATGTATGTATGCTTGCTTTGACTAAGTATGACTTCAATAAACTATAGGGCTGGAGTATCTACACGAGTCTTGCACCCCATCAATAGTTCACAGAGATGTAAAGACCCCCAACATCCTTCTAGACAAGAATCTTGTGGGGATAATATCTGATTTTGGGCTTTCCCGGgcttttaatgatgctcacacacACATATCTACTGTTGCTGCTGGCACTCTTGGCTACCTCGACCCcgagtaccatgcaactttccaactCACAGTCAAGACAGATGTTTATAGCTTTGGCATCGTGCTTTTGGAGATCATCACTGGCCAGCCCCCAGTATTGATGGAGCCTCAAACCTTTCATCTACCAAACTGGGTACGCCATAAGATTGCCATGGGAAATATTCATGACATCGTGGACAAGAGATTGTTGGATCAGTACGATGCCAGTTCACTCCAGAGTGTGGTAGACCTCGCCATGAACTGCGTCGAAAACGCGGCCATCCACCGGCCGACCATGACCGAGGTTGTTTCAAGGCTCAAAGCGTTGTTGCCAGTAGTTTCTAGCGAGAAGTTGTCTGTTTCTGCTTCAACTGGTAGTATGAACCCCATGGATGCTGAAATTCGAAGGCAATTTCAGTTGACGATTTCTGGAGTAAGCAACGAGGAGAACTCCTTCCAGTCTGGTTATGGCGGTGGGATGTCGGAATTAATCCATTTATCTGGACGGTGAAAGGGAAACTCCTACCGGTTTTTGTTGCATCTGCTTAGTCAAAGTTTGGTAATCTGCTCAAATGTGTCCTTGTTTGTTGTTCATAAACTGCAATCGATTCATTTTATGTTTCCGGCACGTCTGTGGTGTTTTCCTTTCTGTTCTGTTCTTGTGAGAAGTATGCTACTTAGTTGGAGTAATTTTGAAAAAGGAAGCATCTTCTTCATGTGAGAACTCGTGACATATTATCCAGTACCCACGCATTGAGTCCCAGAACGAATCGTAAACAAGTGGTCTGCTCAAGCGTTGCTGATTTATAATTCTGCTTATTTATCCCTAATATCTCACGCAGTGTGTGCTATAAAATAAAATATAGATGCTCCTTCTACCAAACCCTATGAACATATTCCGAGTCACAGAATTATACATGATGGAGTTGCGCTATGTGCGAGTTCGAACCTGAGCTGTGAAGAGGCCGATCCTGTTCATGGTCGCCGGCCGCCCGACGGCAGTTCCTCGACTCGGGTGCACGCATATTATCCAGTACCCACGCATTGAACACAAACTGTTGTGCCGCACGTATCACCGGCCCATAACCCCTCCGTGTGTCCCTTGTCTAGTAGTCTTATTTTATCTCACACATAGCTGCATTCCCTCAAAAATAAAATATCATGGCTGCAGGTTATAACAGTACAAGCGTGTATGCCATCTGGGGAAGCTTTCAGTTCACGCCTCGGTTCTGAGCCACCGATATCATGGAAGAATAATTCATCCTAACCAAGTACTACAAACTTGCACAGTGTGAAAAATAGATATGACCTGCACGGTTTCCGTATGCACTGCAGTCATATGGATGAATTATATGTCTTACAAGCTGTGCACATGGTTGTGCAGGCTTCCACAGGTGACCAAGCGCTATCTTTGTTCCTCGCCCAAAGCTAGTGAGAGAGATGaccttcactagtgcagaaccgggctttagtcccggttcgtaaagggctttagtgtcggttccgcaaccggtactaaagagtggggactaaaggtgccccccctttagtatcagttcggcacgaaccggtgctaacgtgccaccacgtcgcacgagccaggcccggatgcgtgtaggacattagtaccggctggtaacaccaaccggtacttaatgtttggggttgttttggttttattttttattttttcttttattttgtgttttcaatttaatttagtaattgttttacattataatgagttgttaaatcattaggtgaaagtatcgCAGATTaatttcgactggatgcatgtggatcctagctaagtgatcaagtatatgacatatccatattatacttgatcacctaaatgtataatatggatatggcatatatacttgatcacttagctaggatccatctagctgaaactaatctgcggtttctttcataaatggtataataactcatcatcatcatcatattaatatatataaaaactttgcatcatatcatcaccaacaatagtattactagctagctaaaaatcatcatagtcgtcactaccactatttaatcatcatagtcattactgctatctaatcaccaccaacactagcttaaagaagaaacattcacttgtaccagaagcaaagatatcatcgagttcaacacggtcatgatattataagcgttcataacaccacaaaagaaaATCACTCATTGATATTAAGTTCGGGACGAAGAACAcgaacatgagaggacaagtactaagagcatgaactagctaaatcactcctgctgctctctctttcAGGTAAAATTGCATAGAACATGTATAGTTCTcttgattcatcatactggagcatgcagatgaacctgtctcctaatcgtgggctgcgcttctgattgctgccccctagtacttctctgggatcgttaacaattttgctccaatctttcactgttaagcattcatcgcttttagaaatcctgaatgcactcatgtgcaatgtaggatatcttgggcGTAAGCTAatcattgacatgcgacctttagtctcgatccactgaggcacaactgtcatcgggagtccctgttgaaaaacatcgtatagtaattaatatacttagcaatgaaattttagcttcaaaaataatgtatgcaaaagatgcactgaggacaaatagtaaaaatcttaccatctttcctaaatagatgtgaccgtagttcaagacaatcactattggtcgcacgttttgagtactaacatttgtAAGTGCagaaagaaaatttgtcttgacagtatgaagatcctcaagccatgaaacataatgacttctctcctcgcagtttagttcagccccgggacagtagtaggtcctgtctaccaagcactggacatgtttgcttgaacggaaataagttgacaatagaaattagttgtcaactatttttgaataaacaatatcaaagacataaatatggttgaaaaactcacataatggtagaactggaagcgtctgcacatcgacccagaagtctctattaccttcaatatcatcttttgGGCGAacatcaaaggtgataaccatatcaggctcaaatgcataagccttgcatagtgcttgccaagttttgcattcaaaataggtgtatgtgtctgcattgtataatttgatgttgaaagtataaccatgctcggtcttcaagtaaactctctttacctccatagtttccatagcactgaaacctatcttatccaagacaaaaatacttgcatggcaggggatgcgctagtagaatagtgaaaatttaaaattataagttgaagcaaatgaagcatatataagtcaagcttaattacgaaaaaagacttgtcgttgtgacttactgtatccacttcgaaggtctcatccagcttgatgctgaagcgcctattatcaactaggaaatttctgtcgcacaggtcgcgctggtcttcacagtattcgcacataatgaaatcattTTCgttgtcagacgacatttcctatcttcatataggtgaaacattgaacacttactagttctattaattcaactaattcaactacttttattaattcaactagttctaattcaactaagcatttactaaaattaaactagttctattaattttttcttactaaaataaagtagctagttctatatagtaatattttaattagatcatcaaatctaagatatctaaattttcttactaaaaataaactagttctactaattcaactaagaatttactaaaaataaactagttctattaattttcttactaaaatatataaagtagctatatgtagtaatattttaattagatcatcaaatctaagatacctaaattttcttactaaaaataaactagttctattaattcaactagcagttcaactaagcatttactaaaaatgaaCTAGTTATGTtgattttcttactaaaaataaactagttatattaattcaactagttcaaatctcatatacctaattcATGTAAcgttaacattctaacattcttatctacgtaattcatctaattcgatcatctaattaacaatttgacatgcatcaatctaaacaacagaaaacagaaaataagtaaaaaatgtgtgtgtgtgtgtgtgtgtgtgtgtgtctctctctgtgtgtgtgtatgtgtgcatgtgtgtgtgtgtatgagcagggggcggcggcgtacgggcggccgCGCGAGACGGCGACGCgatggggacggcgcgacgggcggcgggccgggggcgacgacggcgcgagacggcgacgtacggggcggcggcgcgagacggtgCGCGACGTACGGCCGGGGCGGCAGCGCGAGACAGCGACaaacgggcggcgggggcgacggcgcgcggcaggggcggcgagggcgcgagcgacgggcggcggcacagcggcggcggcgatgtcgcgcgaagaagaagaagtgggagatggaaactgaatttttcgtaagtgctatatatataggaggggcctttagtaccggttggagccaccaactggtactaaaggccaattttggccaggccaagcggcgggaagcaacaccctttagtaccgggtggtggctccaaccggtactaaagatccaccctttagtaccggttggagcccccaaccggtactaaagggggtgtgtTGCCAGGCAACGGGCGCAAAGttcagtcccacctcgccgggtgaagggcagccgcactggtttacgaacccagccgcggctgcttcttcgaactcctgggcctaactatggcgcgctgccctgtgagcctgcttgCCCTTCTAGGCCTGAATTTGCACACTCGAGGTCTGACAGGCCCATTGGGCAGTgccccaacaattttttaaatagtttttttcttttctacattgtttattttcttctatttatttttgagtaattttttatatagttttttcttttctgctttatttattttcttctctttatttctgagtagtttttttggtgtatttagtttctttgtgaatatttttgttttaggtacaaaaaattacaaactttctgttagagctagtagttttcaaatttgaatagtttacatttatccagtttaaaaaaataaagtccgaaggagattgtccagtttgtacatgaagtgcgtccagtttttgccgtaaccctctctactctcttgcacatgctatgtgggtgaaatgatgataccatgccaagtgtcaatattttcagagttcattttatagtgatttttcaatttcacggtcatttagctctctaaacaaatcggtaaatgaatgaaaaacaacaaataatgtcagaacgtgttggaaattgatgatgtatgCACTGCAGTCATACGGATGAATTATATGTCTTACAAGCTGTGCACATGGTTGTGCAGGATTCCACAGGCGACCAAGCGCTATCTTTGTTCCTCGCCCAAAGCTAGTGAGAGAGATGACCTTGTTGAAAAAGCAATTTATTTTCATGGACACCAAACATGACAGTATATTCAAGAAACAGCATCGACAAATTCAGTTAGATCTGGAAATTGACCTGCATGTATATTGTGAGAAGGGACATAtctgtttttttttttggaaaagtggAGCATGTACATTATATTATGTAACTACTCCTGCTTGACCTCCATATCTGTGAATTTTTCGCATTTTCCCCCGAAAGTTTGCCAGGTAACTACTCCTGCTTGACCTGCCACACCACAGTGCGCTCCTCTACTCTACCAAAGTTTGCCAGGTAATGGCTCACTACATTTCGTTCGCGAGCTATACAAGGCGTAGCTTGAACTCCCTCTCGTCTTTCATAAGCCTTCTAGCTTCGGCAACCAGCATAGAATATCTTGACCTGTCAATACCTGATGCCATAAGCATGTTGAACGCCACTAAGAAATCAGTCTCCACTTCAATTGGACGTTGGGTCCATTGGCATGCTAGGGATAAGCCCTCCATGCACGCATATAGCTCAGCTTCAAGGGGTTCCACGAAAGTGTATAGGACCCGACATGATGATAGGATTATCTCCCCTTTTGCATCCTGAACTATCATCCCACCGCCCGCCATACCTGTCTTCTCGCAAAAAGAACTGTCCCGTTTAGCTTTAGCCATACATCTGGTGGAGGCGTCCACTTCCCCGGCGACTTGGCATCAATAAGGGCATGTGATAGTGGACTGGGAAGCGGTACAGGGTGCATTACTTGCTAGCCCTTCACGGGATCAGCTTGTGGATTGCAGTGTAAGAGCTTATCAGGGACTTCGCGTACGACAGAAGGAAACTTCTAGACGCGTCAATGGGAGGCGTCGGCTTCGCGTGCGTCAGCTCGTTCCTCACGTACCAGCAACGCCATAGGGTCATCATGAGCTTCATGCGATCAAACTCCGGCAAGTCACAAAGATGTTGCATGAGCCATTCCTTGCCTGTCCGCCGGATAGCCGACACATCTGGGAGACTCCAGTGCTCAGCCATAGCCTGCCAAAGTGCCACTGCCAacatgaatattcatatcacaagtaagaagaattacattgaaattatgccaagtagcactccgcatcaaaaattctttttttatcatttacctactcgaggacgagcaggaattaagattggggaagcttgatacgtctccaacgtatctataatttttttattgctccatgatatattatctactgtttggggcaatattgggctttattatccacttctatattatttttgggactaacctattaaccggaggcccagcccagatttgttgttttatgcctatttcagtgtttcgaagaaaaggaatatcaaacggagtcgaaacggaacgaaatcaactggagaagttatttttggaaggaaacctaccggatagacttggaccctacgtcagaagatgaaggagatgctcacgagggtagggggcgtgcccaccccctagggcgcgcccccctgcctcgtggccccccctttaGTCCAGCGACGTACTcttttcacccatatatacctacgtatcctaaaacttccagaacggagattggaacgggagttccgccaccgcagggctctgtagccaccaaaaacctctcgggaccctgttctggcaccctgccggagggggggatccctcaccggtggccatcttcatcatcctgacgctctccatgacgaggagggagtagttcacccttggggctgagggtatgtaccagtagctatgtgtttgatttctctctctctctctcgtgttcttgatttggcacgatcttgatgtatcacgagctttcctattatagttggatcttatgtttcttctcccccctcttctctcttgtaatggattgagttttccccttgaagtaatcttatcggattgagtctttaaagatttgagaacacttgatatatgtcttgccgtgcgtatctgtggtgacaatgggatatcatatgccacttgatgtatgttttggtgatcaacttgcgggttccgcccatgaacctatgcataggggttggcacacgttttcgtcgtgattcttcggtagaaactttggggcactctttgaggttctatgtgttggttgaatagatgaatatgagattgtgtgatgcatatcgtataatcatacccacggatacttgaggtgacaatggagtatctaggtggcattagggttttggttgatttatgtcttaaggtgttattctagtacgaactctagggttgtttgtgatacttataggaatagcccaacggattgattggaaagaataactttgaggtggtttcgtaccctaccataatctcttcgtttgttctccgctattagtgactttggagtgactctttgttgcatgttgagggatagttatatgatccaattatgttattattgttgagagaacttacactagcgaaagtatgaaccctaggctttgtttcctagcattgcaataccgtttacgctcacttttaccacttgctaccttgctgtttttatatttttaatttacaaaaacccatatctaccatccatattgcacttgtatcaccatctctttgccgaactagtgcacctatataatttaccattgtattgggtgtgttggggacacaagagaccctttgttatttggttgcagggttgcttgagagagaccatcttcatactacgcctcctacggattgataaaccttaagtcatccacttgagggaaatttgttactgtcctacaaacctgtgcacttgcaggcccaacaacatctacaagaagaaggttgtgtagtagacatcacatgccgatgcataggaagagagttagccttcattgttgcatgatatatgttactttgtgatcactactaaatcacaaatcattgttaattaagattggctttgatataccttgggatccgggtggatccattacttgagcactatatgcctagcttaatggctttaaagaaagcgctgccagggagacaacccggaagttttagagagtcatttaaaaacaaatatcataaaaataatatgccaagatttgcctttagaatgtttagattgcttgttggtttgtgcggtgcaaaacagaaactttagctgtagtgcgtgattttttattttttactggaatatcaaatggttctgaaactttttgcactgtctttctatacaaattttttatttttccaaattttcagaatttttggagtaccagaagtatggtgaatgttcagattgccacagactgtcctgtttaagacagattctgtttttgatgcattgtttgcttgttttgatgaacctatcgatttctatcagtggattaagccatggaaaagttatattacagtagatacaatgcaagaacaaaatatgaattggtttgcaacagtacttagaatagtgatttgctttattatactaacggatcttaccgaactttctgttgtgttttgtgtggatgaagtgttcgaagatcgaggaggtctcgatgtgaggaggaggagaggaaatatctcaagcttgcggatgcccaaggcaccccaagtaaatattcaagaagactcaagcgtctaagcttggggatgccccggaaggcatcccatctttcttcaacaagtatcgctATGTttccggattcgtttcgttcacatgatatgtgcaaatcttggagcgtcttttgcatttagttttcacttttcttttatgcaccatgctggtatgagatagtcaatggttgatttatagaatgctcattgcacttcacttaagtcttttgagtatggctttatagaatgcttcatgtgcttcacttatatcatttgaagtttggattgcctgtttctcttcacatagaaaaccgccatttgtagaatgctattttgcttcactcatatttgttagagcacgggcatatcttttgtagaaagaattaaactctcttgcttcacttatatctatttagagagttgacaggaattggtcattcacatggttagtcataaaatcctacataaaacttgtagatcactaaatatgatatgtttgattccttgcaatagttttgcgatataaaggtggtgatattagagtcgtgctagtgagtaattctggattagtagaaatacttgtgttgaggtttgtgattcccgaagcatgcacgtatggtgaaccgttatgtaacgaagtcggagcatgatttatttttcgattgtcatcctttgtgtggaggtcgggatc
This window contains:
- the LOC123129883 gene encoding probable LRR receptor-like serine/threonine-protein kinase At1g51810 translates to MVINFICWPSTKLAWISALLLNLVMMIQVHGQPPSSGFISIDCGLRNRSSYNDSATGLRFDPDGGFVEGGMIKKISHEFMDAAENEQQKTLRSFPDGSRNCYTLPSTIGKKYLLRATFTYGNYDGLNKTLDGSLFLFGLHIGVNSWATVNLTNWDDTSLVRNEVLTVAPSNSLSACLVNLGSGIPFISSLELRPLEDTMYPFVNTSVSISLLSRTRFGNVTNFITRYPTDKYDRFWDSDSTSYPGINLSTTNKVESLPGNNFFNIPSVIMQNALTVDMNFSRSRIIISPPEHPNLDTKNMQVLPIFHFAEINGSNPNRRFDIYGAGELLFSDFSPSRFRVDSMHQNGRFLPYADGSFLLNKTGSSTLKPLINAIETYYLVRMDKLTTDSEDVNYMKEVKNHYNLTRINWNGDPCSPREYSWEGLTCDYSKSNQNPRVVSVNLSASGLKGGLAISFMNMVSLENLDLSHNNLTGAIPDYQLKSLKILNLSNNQLVGPIPDSILQRVQAGLLDLRLEGNPICSEVKDTYCSNKKNNTIQTMLITVVVPVVVVAILVLMCIIGKLCWKGKSDHEDYAMYEEETSLHVDLRRFTYIELKLITNDFQSIIGKGGFGIVYHGKLENGDEVAVKVLMETSIAESTDFFPEVQTLSKVHHKNLVTLKGYCQNKKCLALIYDFMSRGNLQQLIRGGDDYSLNWEQRLHIALDAAQGLEYLHESCTPSIVHRDVKTPNILLDKNLVGIISDFGLSRAFNDAHTHISTVAAGTLGYLDPEYHATFQLTVKTDVYSFGIVLLEIITGQPPVLMEPQTFHLPNWVRHKIAMGNIHDIVDKRLLDQYDASSLQSVVDLAMNCVENAAIHRPTMTEVVSRLKALLPVVSSEKLSVSASTGSMNPMDAEIRRQFQLTISGVSNEENSFQSGYGGGMSELIHLSGR